A single region of the Bacteroidota bacterium genome encodes:
- a CDS encoding cupin domain-containing protein: MKIFIVVLIVVVAIFRSEPQTPPGKSYTINNCVNIFDPAKVESTKVGYQYWFADKKFLDGRTLKMSVVKPHEATHPPHKHAEDEFFFVLEGTAEFYLDGKTKIAGPYASFYCPSNSEHGIRNIGDTELKYLVIKKYEGK; encoded by the coding sequence ATGAAAATATTCATTGTCGTGTTGATCGTTGTCGTGGCCATTTTTCGCTCGGAACCACAAACGCCACCCGGAAAATCCTACACAATCAACAACTGCGTCAACATCTTCGATCCGGCAAAAGTTGAGTCGACGAAAGTCGGTTATCAATACTGGTTTGCGGACAAGAAGTTTCTGGATGGACGGACGCTGAAGATGAGTGTGGTTAAGCCGCATGAAGCAACGCATCCTCCCCATAAACATGCTGAAGACGAGTTCTTTTTTGTGTTGGAGGGAACTGCTGAATTCTATCTCGACGGCAAAACGAAAATTGCGGGGCCGTATGCGAGTTTCTACTGTCCGTCAAACAGCGAGCACGGCATCCGGAATATAGGCGACACGGAATTGAAGTATCTCGTGATCAAGAAGTATGAAGGGAAGTAA
- a CDS encoding ThuA domain-containing protein, whose amino-acid sequence MRTIVLFRHINILLVALCVALFDLYAQPKRVLIVTGGKDFEKEAFFEMFSGIEHDTISKPAAFARFAEVGFDSRYAAVVFFDTYQPISQPEKEAFLGLFKAGVGCVFLHHALVSHQEWDEYEKIIGGKYHHQPYMHEGKKYGPSTYKHDQDFTVKIPDRNHPVTRDVQDFSIHDETYLNFSVRSEVTPLLTSDNCETGEYIGWAHKYVRSKIVYLQPGHDRFAFENPSYRRLVRNAIDWVSKE is encoded by the coding sequence ATGAGGACGATTGTTCTATTCCGGCACATCAACATATTGCTGGTTGCGTTATGCGTGGCGCTGTTTGACCTGTATGCACAACCGAAGCGTGTGCTTATCGTGACGGGAGGGAAGGATTTTGAAAAGGAGGCGTTCTTCGAAATGTTCAGCGGCATTGAGCATGACACGATTTCAAAGCCCGCGGCGTTTGCGCGCTTTGCAGAAGTCGGTTTTGATTCACGCTATGCCGCGGTGGTCTTTTTTGACACGTACCAACCGATCTCGCAGCCGGAAAAGGAAGCATTTCTGGGGCTTTTCAAAGCGGGTGTCGGCTGCGTATTTCTGCATCATGCCCTCGTGTCACATCAGGAGTGGGATGAGTACGAGAAGATTATCGGGGGGAAATACCATCACCAACCCTACATGCACGAAGGAAAGAAATACGGACCATCCACCTACAAACACGATCAGGATTTCACGGTGAAGATACCGGATCGAAATCACCCCGTTACACGCGATGTTCAGGATTTCTCCATACACGACGAAACCTACCTCAACTTCTCGGTTCGGAGCGAGGTTACGCCGTTGTTAACATCCGATAATTGTGAAACTGGAGAATATATCGGATGGGCTCACAAGTATGTGAGATCGAAGATCGTCTATCTGCAGCCCGGGCACGACAGATTCGCATTCGAGAATCCATCGTATCGACGCTTGGTTCGTAATGCCATTGATTGGGTCTCCAAGGAATAA
- a CDS encoding TonB-dependent receptor, with protein MKLAKLLFVAGGIFLLVASTAAVAFAQTGTINGRVTDQRTGDPLPFVNIVVKGTNTGAATDVDGKYEITNLVPGTYALVVRLVGFETLEISGVLVAAGGTATRNIRLTETSVQMSEMTVFGASRKAERIVEAPAAISTVAPKEIEMKAGSGQLPRLLEGEPGVDIVQSGVQDFNINTRGFNSSLNRRLLVLMDGRDLAVAFLGSQEWYSLPVPLEDIGRLELVRGPGSALYGPNAFNGVINISTPAPKDIAGSKLSYSMGELGTLRGDFRQAAVIDENWSYKANVGRVQSDTWTRSRVGPGPFEYPGLAPEARRLNAGDVSSHYFSGRVDYTMDENVATAEGGFSEVQNEVLITGIGRVQVTKAHKPWGRINFSSPNLNVMAWVQGRKSVEPQYSLASGAPLTERSGIVNGEIQYNFDALDDALRVVLGASHRYYHVNTRGTLMLQQRDDNTSGIFGQLEYTPVEGIKFVGAARWDRSTLHESQFSPKAGIVWSPSPDHSFRGTFNKAFQVPNYSEFFLRVDAAAPSTSPRTLEAGLEGYYAAVKASLPAQFVDPLNLPTNLPWNFNQATRVYALGNKDLKVEKINGFEIGYKGVFFDKKVFVTVDGYYNRAEDFITDLLPGVNANYPRYSLMDGGTNVPKNLDDLNALYNQLGLPAAHPLRQNLAVLRAGYNQLAAQLGPLLATVENGERAGVVSYTNAGKVDETGVEVGVNYYIDDEVMISGNWTWYDFKVKEQQAGDILLPNAPKHKFAAAFNWTRTDGIDMSIQMRNVQPFTWSAGVFSGKIPAYTIVNGSVGYRLSKNYRVGITVSNMFDNRVYQLFGGSIIGRQAIGTITATF; from the coding sequence ATGAAGCTCGCAAAGCTACTATTTGTCGCTGGCGGCATCTTTCTGCTGGTGGCAAGCACTGCTGCCGTAGCGTTTGCCCAAACCGGAACGATCAACGGAAGGGTCACGGATCAGCGTACCGGCGATCCGCTTCCGTTTGTGAATATTGTGGTGAAAGGAACGAACACGGGAGCCGCAACGGACGTCGACGGCAAGTATGAGATTACCAATCTCGTTCCCGGCACGTACGCGCTCGTGGTACGCCTCGTCGGGTTTGAAACGCTGGAAATCTCGGGAGTTCTGGTCGCAGCAGGCGGAACCGCTACCCGCAACATTCGATTAACAGAAACCTCGGTACAAATGTCCGAAATGACGGTGTTCGGTGCCTCCCGCAAGGCGGAACGTATTGTTGAAGCGCCCGCCGCTATTTCAACTGTTGCACCAAAAGAAATAGAAATGAAGGCAGGTTCCGGCCAATTGCCCAGATTGTTAGAGGGGGAGCCCGGCGTGGATATCGTCCAAAGTGGTGTCCAGGATTTCAATATCAACACAAGGGGATTCAACAGCTCCCTCAATCGCCGCTTACTTGTTTTGATGGATGGACGTGATTTGGCAGTCGCATTTCTTGGATCGCAGGAATGGTATAGCCTACCGGTTCCACTTGAAGATATCGGCAGGCTGGAACTTGTCAGGGGCCCCGGTTCTGCATTGTACGGGCCGAATGCATTCAATGGCGTCATCAACATTTCGACTCCGGCCCCGAAGGATATAGCGGGTTCGAAGCTCAGCTATTCAATGGGCGAATTGGGAACCCTGCGCGGCGATTTCCGCCAGGCGGCCGTTATTGACGAAAACTGGAGCTACAAGGCAAACGTTGGCCGCGTACAAAGCGACACATGGACGCGATCACGGGTTGGGCCGGGGCCGTTCGAGTATCCGGGGCTTGCACCTGAAGCACGGCGGCTGAATGCGGGGGACGTGTCATCCCATTATTTCTCAGGGCGTGTTGACTATACTATGGATGAAAATGTCGCGACCGCTGAAGGGGGATTTTCAGAGGTGCAGAATGAGGTGCTGATAACAGGCATCGGCCGTGTACAGGTGACGAAAGCCCACAAACCCTGGGGACGAATCAACTTCAGCAGCCCGAACCTGAATGTCATGGCGTGGGTGCAGGGGCGAAAGAGCGTCGAGCCCCAATATTCACTTGCCTCGGGTGCTCCGCTTACCGAACGTTCCGGCATTGTCAACGGCGAAATCCAGTACAATTTCGATGCGCTCGATGACGCTTTGCGCGTTGTCCTCGGTGCTTCACACCGCTATTATCATGTGAACACCAGAGGAACGTTGATGCTGCAACAGCGGGATGATAACACAAGCGGCATTTTCGGGCAGCTTGAGTACACGCCCGTCGAGGGAATCAAGTTCGTGGGCGCTGCACGCTGGGATCGCAGTACGCTTCACGAGAGTCAGTTCTCGCCCAAAGCGGGCATCGTTTGGTCGCCTTCCCCCGATCATTCATTCCGCGGTACATTCAACAAGGCATTCCAGGTTCCGAACTACTCGGAGTTTTTCCTTCGTGTCGACGCCGCAGCCCCTTCAACAAGTCCGAGAACGCTCGAAGCCGGACTCGAAGGCTACTATGCTGCGGTAAAAGCTTCGCTCCCGGCTCAGTTTGTTGATCCTTTGAACCTTCCCACCAATCTGCCGTGGAATTTTAACCAGGCGACACGAGTTTATGCGCTCGGCAACAAAGATCTCAAAGTCGAAAAAATCAACGGGTTTGAAATTGGCTACAAAGGTGTCTTCTTCGACAAGAAGGTGTTTGTTACGGTTGACGGATATTACAACCGCGCCGAGGACTTCATTACCGACTTGTTACCCGGCGTGAATGCGAATTATCCCCGGTACAGTCTGATGGATGGCGGCACGAACGTTCCCAAAAATCTTGATGATTTGAATGCGCTGTACAACCAGCTCGGACTTCCTGCGGCCCACCCGTTGCGACAAAATCTCGCAGTGCTTCGCGCCGGATACAATCAACTTGCGGCGCAGCTCGGGCCGCTTCTTGCGACAGTTGAAAACGGCGAGCGGGCGGGCGTTGTGTCGTACACCAACGCAGGCAAAGTCGATGAAACCGGCGTGGAAGTCGGCGTCAACTATTACATCGACGACGAAGTCATGATCAGCGGCAACTGGACGTGGTATGACTTCAAAGTGAAGGAACAACAGGCGGGCGATATACTTCTGCCGAACGCGCCGAAACACAAGTTCGCCGCGGCGTTCAACTGGACACGTACAGATGGCATCGACATGTCGATTCAGATGCGCAACGTGCAGCCGTTTACCTGGTCGGCCGGTGTTTTCTCAGGGAAAATTCCTGCGTACACGATTGTAAACGGTTCAGTCGGCTACCGGCTCTCAAAGAATTACCGGGTCGGTATTACCGTAAGCAACATGTTCGATAACCGTGTCTACCAACTGTTTGGCGGTTCCATTATCGGACGGCAGGCGATCGGAACAATCACGGCTACATTCTAA
- a CDS encoding DUF190 domain-containing protein gives MKLEGEGKLLRIFLGESDKIDGKPLYEALVVAAKEQGLAGATVLRGVQGFGAASRIHTAKILRLSEDLPIVVEIVDTEEKIRVFMPVVDDLFLRSGSGGMVTLERAEVIRYTQGK, from the coding sequence ATGAAACTTGAAGGCGAAGGCAAACTGCTCAGAATCTTCCTCGGCGAGTCGGACAAGATTGACGGCAAGCCGCTGTACGAGGCCCTTGTTGTCGCGGCGAAAGAACAGGGACTTGCCGGGGCAACCGTTCTGCGGGGCGTTCAGGGTTTCGGCGCTGCAAGCCGCATTCATACGGCGAAAATTTTGCGTCTCTCCGAAGATCTTCCGATTGTGGTCGAGATTGTTGATACGGAAGAGAAAATTCGGGTGTTCATGCCGGTTGTTGACGACTTGTTCCTGCGCAGCGGCTCCGGCGGAATGGTGACACTCGAACGGGCGGAAGTGATAAGATATACGCAAGGGAAGTAA
- a CDS encoding peptidase M14: MELRIVNFGFRIGLLVAGICILMSGEAFAQSAGTDAWETYFEKSGGKRTPPYAETIEYCKRLASASPWVKYTSFGKSPQGRELPLVVLSKGKIFDPAKARASGKAIILIQSGIHSGEIDGKDASLMLMRDIAITKKYGSLLDNTILLFVPIFSVDAHERSGPYNRINQNGPEEMGWRVNAQNLNLNRDYLKADTPEMRAMLRLFSAWLPDLYVDCHVTDGIDCQYDITYAIETAQNIDPSVAQWINQKLLPESLPKVEAAGHKIFYYVFPREDNDLSKGLTAGAAPPRFSTGYGALHNRPTMLIETHMLKPYKVRVEATYHFLKAMIECVNADAKALRHVVQEADRAVINAGSNAATMLPLTFGLSEKSEMRKFLGIKSRMEPSPVSGGMRRVYTGEAEEIVVPFFSDVTVTDSVRVPYAYLIPAEWKFVDEILTLHGVNVKRITHPTAVEVESYRFSDVKFRERPYEGRQGATFKTETIKEARSYPQGTLIVRTNQRTAKVAMHLLEPRGPDSFVAWGFFNTIFEQKEYAESYVMEEVAATMLAEDSALKQEFEHKVQSDTSFARNPRARLNWLYLRSKWVDPWLHKYPVGRVVDETEFLKLK, encoded by the coding sequence ATGGAATTACGGATTGTGAATTTCGGATTCCGGATTGGACTGCTTGTCGCAGGGATCTGTATTCTGATGTCAGGCGAAGCGTTCGCGCAATCAGCCGGTACGGACGCATGGGAGACCTACTTCGAGAAAAGCGGCGGCAAACGAACTCCGCCCTATGCCGAGACGATTGAGTACTGCAAACGTCTTGCATCGGCTTCACCGTGGGTGAAGTACACGTCGTTCGGAAAAAGCCCGCAAGGGAGGGAACTGCCTCTTGTTGTCCTTTCCAAGGGAAAGATTTTCGATCCTGCCAAAGCGCGGGCGAGCGGCAAGGCGATCATTCTCATTCAAAGCGGCATTCACTCGGGCGAGATTGACGGCAAAGACGCGAGCCTGATGTTGATGCGTGACATTGCCATTACCAAGAAGTATGGAAGCCTGCTTGACAATACGATTCTTCTCTTCGTGCCCATATTCAGTGTCGATGCCCATGAACGTTCGGGCCCGTACAATCGCATCAATCAGAACGGACCGGAGGAAATGGGATGGCGTGTCAATGCACAGAATCTCAATCTTAACCGCGACTATCTGAAGGCCGACACGCCTGAAATGCGGGCCATGCTCCGGCTGTTCTCTGCCTGGCTCCCCGATTTGTATGTTGATTGTCACGTAACGGACGGCATTGATTGTCAGTACGACATCACGTACGCGATTGAAACGGCGCAAAATATCGACCCGAGCGTGGCGCAATGGATTAACCAGAAACTCCTTCCCGAATCGCTGCCGAAGGTCGAAGCTGCCGGGCACAAGATTTTCTATTACGTGTTCCCCCGCGAGGATAATGATCTAAGCAAAGGCCTGACGGCGGGTGCCGCTCCGCCACGGTTTTCCACAGGCTACGGCGCTCTGCATAACCGCCCAACAATGCTGATTGAAACGCATATGTTGAAGCCCTACAAAGTCAGGGTGGAGGCGACGTACCATTTCCTCAAGGCAATGATTGAATGTGTGAACGCTGATGCGAAAGCGCTTCGCCATGTCGTTCAGGAAGCCGACCGGGCGGTAATCAATGCGGGAAGCAATGCTGCAACAATGCTTCCGTTGACATTCGGCCTGTCGGAAAAAAGTGAAATGAGGAAGTTCCTCGGAATCAAATCCAGAATGGAACCGAGCCCGGTTTCCGGCGGCATGCGACGGGTTTATACAGGAGAGGCGGAGGAAATCGTGGTTCCGTTCTTCTCGGATGTGACTGTAACGGATTCGGTCCGGGTTCCGTACGCGTATCTCATTCCTGCGGAGTGGAAATTTGTTGATGAGATTCTAACGCTGCACGGTGTTAACGTTAAGCGGATTACGCACCCGACGGCTGTGGAGGTTGAGTCATACAGATTCTCGGATGTGAAGTTCCGTGAGCGTCCTTACGAGGGAAGGCAGGGGGCGACGTTCAAAACGGAGACAATCAAAGAGGCCAGATCCTATCCGCAAGGAACACTCATCGTTCGAACGAACCAGCGTACGGCGAAAGTGGCAATGCACTTGTTGGAACCGCGCGGTCCCGACTCGTTTGTCGCGTGGGGCTTCTTCAACACCATCTTCGAGCAAAAAGAATATGCCGAGTCGTATGTAATGGAAGAAGTTGCCGCAACGATGTTGGCGGAAGACTCAGCATTGAAGCAGGAATTTGAACACAAAGTCCAAAGTGACACAAGCTTTGCGAGAAATCCCCGGGCACGGTTGAATTGGCTTTATCTCCGTTCAAAGTGGGTCGATCCGTGGCTCCATAAGTATCCTGTCGGGAGGGTCGTTGACGAAACAGAGTTTTTGAAGCTGAAGTGA
- a CDS encoding glycosyltransferase family 4 protein — MIHQPLNVLQTCFSASWGGLELQALEISKQLKSRTHRVWLACIHGSRLEEAGRSADINVVPLKIRGYIHPLIVAKLARLVRREGIDIIHCQHSKDIATIVPARRISGERCPIILSKRVGSYVQKKDLLHQFTYANIARVLAISEVIRKNVIETTPVPPERVITLHDAVDTEAFSPSRVSKHRIRREFGIDDETLVVGFVGRFSPGKGHEEFLEAASALNNKYGNIRFLVVGEASYGEQAYEQRIRSMSRALKLDGVLTFTGFRKDVPDLMAAFDIFAFPSHAEAFGVALIEAMALERPVVSTNCDGVLDIVVDGETGIYVNPRNAQQLADAIERLGADPELRLSMGRAGRRRVEEMFDQQKHITRIEEIYYELLELPSYLKPRQKENVERS, encoded by the coding sequence ATGATCCATCAACCTCTGAATGTTCTGCAGACCTGCTTTTCCGCCTCGTGGGGCGGATTGGAATTGCAGGCGCTCGAAATATCAAAGCAACTGAAGTCCCGCACCCACCGTGTGTGGCTTGCATGCATTCACGGCAGCCGGCTTGAAGAAGCGGGCCGCTCCGCTGACATCAACGTTGTGCCGCTGAAGATTCGCGGCTACATTCACCCGCTGATTGTTGCAAAACTCGCCCGGCTGGTCAGGCGGGAAGGTATTGATATTATTCACTGCCAGCATTCAAAGGATATTGCGACGATTGTGCCCGCCAGGAGGATTTCGGGCGAGCGATGCCCGATCATTCTCAGCAAACGGGTCGGTTCGTATGTGCAGAAGAAAGATCTGCTGCATCAGTTCACGTACGCGAACATTGCCAGAGTACTTGCCATTTCCGAAGTCATTCGCAAGAATGTGATTGAGACAACGCCCGTTCCGCCGGAGCGTGTCATAACACTGCACGACGCGGTTGACACGGAAGCGTTCTCTCCAAGCCGTGTCAGCAAGCATCGCATCAGGCGTGAATTCGGCATTGATGACGAGACGCTTGTTGTGGGATTTGTCGGAAGATTTTCGCCGGGGAAAGGGCACGAGGAGTTTCTTGAAGCGGCTTCCGCTCTGAACAACAAGTACGGCAATATCCGCTTCCTGGTTGTCGGCGAGGCGAGCTACGGCGAGCAAGCCTACGAGCAACGCATCCGGTCAATGAGCCGTGCCCTGAAGCTCGATGGTGTTCTTACGTTCACGGGCTTCAGAAAGGATGTGCCCGACCTGATGGCGGCGTTCGATATTTTCGCATTTCCGTCACATGCCGAAGCATTCGGTGTAGCGTTGATTGAAGCGATGGCTCTCGAGAGGCCCGTCGTTTCCACAAACTGCGACGGAGTACTGGATATTGTGGTGGATGGAGAAACCGGTATATACGTGAATCCCCGAAATGCACAGCAGCTTGCCGACGCAATAGAACGGCTCGGCGCCGATCCCGAATTGCGCCTTTCGATGGGAAGAGCCGGACGACGCCGTGTAGAAGAGATGTTTGATCAACAGAAACACATCACACGCATCGAAGAGATCTACTACGAACTGCTTGAATTGCCCTCTTATCTGAAACCGCGACAAAAGGAGAATGTCGAGCGATCATAA
- the arsC gene encoding arsenate reductase (glutaredoxin) (This arsenate reductase requires both glutathione and glutaredoxin to convert arsenate to arsenite, after which the efflux transporter formed by ArsA and ArsB can extrude the arsenite from the cell, providing resistance.) codes for MSKLTIYQKPTCTTCRQTMAILKEAGVDFEEVNYYIDPIPKKRLKELIAKIEITPRELLRTKEPVYKELNLAGKKASDAELIDLMAKHPDLIQRPIVENGSKAILARPAEKIREIL; via the coding sequence ATGTCGAAACTCACCATCTACCAAAAACCAACCTGCACAACCTGTCGTCAAACGATGGCGATTCTGAAAGAAGCGGGAGTTGATTTCGAGGAAGTCAACTACTATATCGACCCGATTCCGAAGAAGAGGCTGAAAGAACTGATTGCGAAGATCGAGATCACACCCCGCGAACTGCTTCGCACAAAAGAACCCGTCTACAAGGAATTGAATCTTGCCGGAAAGAAAGCCTCTGACGCCGAATTGATCGACTTGATGGCAAAGCATCCCGATCTGATTCAGCGTCCGATTGTTGAGAACGGAAGCAAAGCCATTCTTGCCCGTCCCGCTGAGAAGATTCGAGAGATTCTGTAG
- a CDS encoding DUF933 domain-containing protein: MPLIGSPRNNYRGADRPKEVHARPVPETQRVRGSRDLPLGLSEGFFLAEIMKFDHLGRLGSVPAVRENGLMRIEGWDCRVTNR; this comes from the coding sequence ATGCCATTGATTGGGTCTCCAAGGAATAACTACCGCGGAGCGGACCGTCCGAAGGAGGTACATGCCCGGCCTGTCCCGGAAACTCAGCGGGTGAGAGGCAGCCGGGACCTTCCCCTCGGACTTTCGGAAGGGTTCTTTCTGGCGGAAATCATGAAGTTTGACCATCTCGGCCGCCTTGGCTCGGTGCCGGCAGTCAGGGAAAACGGCTTAATGCGGATAGAGGGGTGGGATTGTCGCGTAACCAACAGATAG
- a CDS encoding alpha/beta hydrolase gives MNRLSRVPVLLLFAAVPLAAQTETPRDTSYTIYSTWMKLREEYPHITPVEFRGQDGVRVDENIIYASYGNRRLHLDIFRPDDDVVHPVVLMIHGGGWRSGNKEMEHAMAGYFAMRGFAAVPVEYRLSTEAQYPAAVHDLKAAIRWLRVNASAQNIDPAKIFLYGNSAGGTLAALLGTTGDVLEFDGEGSNPGVPTSVQAIVDVDGILDFTHPAESGKDTGSAQPSAGALFFGATYREKPELWREASPLNHVSHNTPPVLFLNSSVARFHAGRDEMIERLNGFGIYSEVHTIPGTPHSFWMFHPWFEETAERAVSFLNAILKK, from the coding sequence GTGAATCGGTTGAGTAGAGTTCCTGTTCTTTTGTTGTTTGCTGCAGTGCCCCTCGCGGCACAGACTGAAACTCCCCGCGACACATCCTACACAATCTACTCAACGTGGATGAAGTTGAGAGAAGAATATCCTCACATTACTCCGGTTGAGTTTCGTGGACAAGACGGGGTTCGAGTTGATGAAAACATCATCTATGCTTCATACGGCAACCGCCGGCTGCATCTTGACATCTTCCGGCCGGACGATGACGTCGTTCACCCGGTTGTGCTGATGATTCACGGAGGCGGCTGGCGTTCGGGAAACAAAGAGATGGAACATGCCATGGCGGGCTATTTCGCAATGCGGGGTTTTGCTGCTGTTCCGGTTGAATACCGACTCTCAACAGAAGCGCAGTATCCCGCCGCGGTTCACGATCTTAAAGCGGCAATTCGCTGGCTGAGAGTGAATGCGTCGGCGCAGAATATCGATCCCGCCAAAATTTTCTTGTACGGAAATTCGGCCGGCGGTACCCTCGCGGCATTGTTAGGTACAACGGGAGATGTTCTTGAGTTCGACGGCGAAGGGAGCAATCCGGGCGTTCCGACTTCTGTTCAGGCGATTGTCGATGTTGACGGGATACTCGACTTCACGCATCCCGCCGAAAGCGGAAAGGATACCGGTTCGGCCCAACCTTCCGCCGGGGCGCTATTTTTCGGGGCGACCTACAGGGAGAAGCCGGAACTGTGGCGTGAGGCTTCCCCGCTGAATCATGTTTCGCACAATACTCCGCCGGTTTTGTTTCTCAACAGTTCCGTCGCCCGGTTTCACGCAGGACGGGATGAGATGATTGAGAGGCTGAACGGGTTCGGCATCTACTCCGAAGTTCATACAATCCCCGGCACGCCCCATTCGTTCTGGATGTTTCACCCGTGGTTTGAAGAGACGGCCGAGCGGGCTGTTTCATTTCTTAATGCTATCTTGAAAAAGTAG
- the crcB gene encoding fluoride efflux transporter CrcB, translated as MNYLLVFLGGGIGATARYWLQGLVYRFASAGFPYGTLAVNILGSFVIGVVMTLFGERFIVSPSVRVFLTMGILGGFTTFSTFSYETMALLRDGSYTLGFLNVLASVGICLFSTWSGITVAKLL; from the coding sequence ATGAATTATCTACTTGTTTTTCTCGGAGGCGGTATAGGCGCCACGGCACGCTACTGGCTGCAGGGACTCGTGTATCGCTTCGCTTCCGCCGGATTTCCGTACGGGACTCTCGCCGTTAACATCCTCGGTTCGTTCGTCATCGGCGTTGTGATGACATTGTTCGGCGAACGGTTCATCGTCAGCCCGTCAGTTCGGGTGTTTCTCACGATGGGAATTTTAGGCGGCTTCACAACTTTTTCGACATTCAGCTACGAAACCATGGCATTGTTGCGCGACGGGAGTTACACATTGGGCTTCCTGAACGTGCTTGCGAGTGTCGGAATTTGTCTTTTCTCAACCTGGTCGGGAATCACAGTGGCCAAACTGCTGTAA
- the pelA gene encoding pectate lyase has product MKGSKYDILMLLFLLLVLSSCSTAQQRNDAADLSRFWETSHQWYDINDDDKIITPLPDKPRYLSSEIAKIADNVLLFQKSNGGWPKNYDMRAILTDEQREAVEKSRNETNTTFDNGATYTQVEYLAKVFSLTQNDRYKDGCLRGIDFILTAQYDNGGWPQFHPDTRGYRKYITFNDGAMIGVMNLLREIVNHEPEYAFVDEVRRSRVRNAFGKGIDCILKCQIEEDGVKSVWCQQHDDVDFRPQAARSFEPAAICNQESAEIILFLMKLTEPGPAVTAAVQSAVEWFRKSVIHGLRVQTVSAPATEFIYRKSSDDRIAVADSSAPPIWPRFSELNTHRPLFCNRDGKPVYSLAEVERERRVGYAWYTHEPQKVLDRFPEWFKRASETK; this is encoded by the coding sequence ATGAAGGGAAGTAAATACGATATACTGATGCTTCTATTCTTGCTGCTCGTGCTGTCAAGTTGCTCGACGGCGCAACAGCGAAATGATGCCGCCGATCTCAGCCGCTTCTGGGAAACTTCCCATCAGTGGTACGACATCAATGATGATGACAAGATCATCACACCTCTGCCCGACAAACCCCGATACCTATCGTCCGAGATAGCGAAAATAGCGGACAATGTTCTTCTCTTCCAGAAATCTAACGGCGGCTGGCCGAAGAACTACGACATGCGGGCAATTCTCACGGATGAGCAGAGAGAAGCTGTTGAGAAGTCGAGAAACGAAACCAATACGACATTTGACAACGGGGCCACCTACACGCAGGTTGAGTACCTGGCGAAGGTGTTCTCACTGACCCAAAATGACCGGTACAAGGATGGTTGCCTGCGCGGGATTGATTTCATCCTCACGGCTCAATATGACAACGGCGGCTGGCCGCAATTCCACCCCGACACACGGGGCTACAGGAAGTACATCACCTTCAACGACGGCGCGATGATTGGCGTGATGAATCTGTTGCGAGAGATTGTCAATCATGAGCCGGAGTATGCTTTCGTTGACGAGGTTCGGCGCAGCAGAGTTCGTAACGCATTCGGGAAGGGCATCGACTGTATTCTGAAATGCCAGATTGAAGAAGATGGCGTGAAGTCGGTGTGGTGTCAGCAGCATGATGATGTTGATTTCCGGCCTCAAGCTGCCCGGTCGTTCGAGCCGGCAGCCATCTGTAATCAGGAAAGCGCCGAGATCATCTTGTTTCTCATGAAGCTCACAGAGCCGGGCCCTGCTGTAACAGCGGCCGTGCAAAGCGCCGTCGAATGGTTCAGGAAATCCGTGATCCACGGATTACGTGTTCAAACCGTGTCCGCCCCCGCAACTGAGTTCATCTATCGGAAGTCAAGCGACGACCGCATTGCCGTTGCCGATTCGTCCGCCCCGCCGATTTGGCCACGGTTCTCTGAATTGAACACACACAGGCCTCTTTTCTGCAACAGAGACGGCAAGCCGGTCTATTCTCTTGCCGAGGTCGAGCGTGAGAGAAGAGTCGGCTACGCCTGGTACACCCACGAGCCGCAGAAAGTTCTCGACAGGTTTCCGGAATGGTTCAAACGGGCGAGCGAAACCAAGTGA